From Mytilus galloprovincialis chromosome 9, xbMytGall1.hap1.1, whole genome shotgun sequence, the proteins below share one genomic window:
- the LOC143046143 gene encoding glutamine--fructose-6-phosphate aminotransferase [isomerizing] 2-like isoform X8: MGADFLIHNAGIFAYLNFLVPAKRKEILEILINGLKRLEYRGYDSAGLAFEGSEIDQNDNHIKMVKCKGRVSMLEDEIKRLENVNYEKEYKIHVGIAHTRWATHGEPSSVNSHPQRSDLDNEFMVVHNGIITNYKDIKSLLEKKGHKFESETDTEVIAKMIKHIYDSHKDNNISFRECVELTIQQLEGAFALCLMSRHFPGECVAARRGSPLLVGVKSKAKLLTDQIPVLYSKDHRGFINPQRCDSTTEFHTVGEQSEVEYFFASDASAIIEHTNQVIFLEDDDVAAINNGTLSIHRIKRTLDESTVRDVITLKLELQEIMKGSYGTFMEKEIFEQPESVINTMRGRVNFEKNQVILGGIKDYMSEIRRCRRLLFIACGTSYHSAVATRQLLEELTELPVMVELASDFLDRQTPVFRDDVCFFISQSGETADTLMALRYCKQRGALIVGITNTVGSTISRDSHCGVHINAGPEIGVASTKAYTSQFISLVMFGLVMCEDRISMQERRTEIIQGLKKLPEMINDVLQMNEKVNDLAKELYKQKSLLVMGRGYNFATCLEGALKIKELTYMHSEGILAGELKHGPLALVDKAMPVLMVITRDKVYQKCVNALQQVKSRHGEPILILNKDDVETQAMGKSYISVPHTIDCLQGILCVIPMQLLSLHMAQLKNLDVDSPRSLLKIHSTVCS; encoded by the exons gaatatttgcttatttgaatTTCTTAGTGCCAGCAAAAAGAAAGGAAATTTTGGAGATCTTGATAAATGGATTAAAAAGATTAGAATACAGAGGCTATGATTCAGCAG GGCTTGCATTTGAGGGAAGTGAGATTGATCAGAATGACAATCATATTAAGATGGTCAAGTGTAAAGGTCGTGTGTCCATGTTGGAGGATGAAATTAAAA GACTAGAGAATGTCAACTAtgaaaaagaatacaaaatcCATGTGGGCATTGCTCATACACGATGGGCCACTCATGGTGAACCTAGCTCAGTTAACAGCCATCCACAGAGATCTGATCTTGATAACG AGTTCATGGTTGTACATAATGGTATCATCACAAATTACAAAGATATTAAATCATTACTA GAAAAGAAAGGTCATAAATTTGAATCAGAAACAGACACAGAGGTCATTGccaaaatgataaaacacatctaTGACAGTCATAAAGACAACAATATATCATTCAGAGAATGTGTGGAATTGACAATCCAACAGTTG gAAGGAGCATTTGCTCTTTGTTTGATGAGTAGACATTTCCCAGGAGAATGTGTAGCTGCAAG GAGAGGAAGTCCATTGCTTGTTGGTGTAAAAAGCAAGGCCAAACTATTAACTGACCAGATACCTGTATTATATAGTAAAG ACCACAGAGGTTTTATCAACCCCCAGAGATGTGATAGTACAACAGAATTCCATACAGTTGGAGAACAAAGTGAAGTAGAGTATTTCTTTGCTTCAGATGCTAG TGCAATAATAGAACACACCAATCAAGTGATCTTCCTCGAGGATGATGACGTGGCAGCCATTAACAATGGAACTTTATCTATCCATCGAATCAAACGCACCCTTGATGAATCTACTGTTAGAGATGTCATCACACTTAAATTGGAATTACAAGAAATTATGAAAG GGAGCTATGGAACTTTTATGGAAAAAGAGATTTTTGAGCAGCCAGAATCTGTGATCAATACAATGAGAGGGAGAGTAAACTTTGAGAAGAACCAAGTGATTCTTGGTGGAATAAAGGACTACATGAGTGAAATCAGAAGATGTAGACGCTTATTATTTATAGCCTGTGGGACAAGTTACCATAGTGCTGTGGCT ACACGACAGTTATTGGAAGAGTTGACAGAATTACCAGTGATGGTAGAACTAGCCAGTGATTTCCTAGATAGACAGACACCTGTATTTAGAGATGATGTTTGCTTCTTTATCAGCCAATCAG gAGAAACAGCTGACACATTGATGGCTCTGAGATACTGTAAACAGAGAGGTGCCCTGATTGTGGGTATCACTAACACTGTAGGCAGTACCATAAGTAGAGATTCACATTGTGGTGTACATATAAATGCTGGGCCAGAGATTGGGGTTGCAAGTACAAAG gcCTATACTagtcaatttatttcacttgtcATGTTTGGTTTAGTTATGTGTGAGGATAGAATCTCTATGCAAGAAAGACGAACAGAAATTATACAGGGGCTTAAAAAGCTACCAG AAATGATAAATGATGTTCTCCAGATGAATGAGAAAGTAAACGACTTAGCCAAAGAATTATATAAACAGAAGAGTTTGTTAGTGATGGGCAGAGGTTATAATTTTGCTACATGTTTAGAAGGTGCCTTA AAAATTAAAGAGTTGACATACATGCATTCTGAGGGAATATTAGCGGGAGAATTAAAACATGGACCATTAGCTTTAGTAGACAAAGCTATGCCTGTTCTTATGGTTATAACCAGGGACAAAGTATACCAG AAATGTGTAAACGCTCTACAGCAAGTGAAATCCAGACAT GGTGAACCAATCCTCATTCTTAACAAGGATGATGTTGAAACTCAAGCAATGGGCAAATCTTATATATCGGTACCACATACGATCGATTGTCTGCAGGGTATCCTCTGTGTAATTCCTATGCAGTTATTATCATTACATATGGCTCAGTTAAAAAATCTAGAT
- the LOC143046143 gene encoding glutamine--fructose-6-phosphate aminotransferase [isomerizing] 2-like isoform X5, whose protein sequence is MGADFLIHNAGIFAYLNFLVPAKRKEILEILINGLKRLEYRGYDSAGLAFEGSEIDQNDNHIKMVKCKGRVSMLEDEIKRLENVNYEKEYKIHVGIAHTRWATHGEPSSVNSHPQRSDLDNEFMVVHNGIITNYKDIKSLLEKKGHKFESETDTEVIAKMIKHIYDSHKDNNISFRECVELTIQQLEGAFALCLMSRHFPGECVAARRGSPLLVGVKSKAKLLTDQIPVLYSKGRDSIKDENEDHRGFINPQRCDSTTEFHTVGEQSEVEYFFASDASAIIEHTNQVIFLEDDDVAAINNGTLSIHRIKRTLDESTVRDVITLKLELQEIMKGSYGTFMEKEIFEQPESVINTMRGRVNFEKNQVILGGIKDYMSEIRRCRRLLFIACGTSYHSAVATRQLLEELTELPVMVELASDFLDRQTPVFRDDVCFFISQSGETADTLMALRYCKQRGALIVGITNTVGSTISRDSHCGVHINAGPEIGVASTKAYTSQFISLVMFGLVMCEDRISMQERRTEIIQGLKKLPEMINDVLQMNEKVNDLAKELYKQKSLLVMGRGYNFATCLEGALKIKELTYMHSEGILAGELKHGPLALVDKAMPVLMVITRDKVYQKCVNALQQVKSRHGEPILILNKDDVETQAMGKSYISVPHTIDCLQGILCVIPMQLLSLHMAQLKNLDVDSPRSLLKIHSTVCS, encoded by the exons gaatatttgcttatttgaatTTCTTAGTGCCAGCAAAAAGAAAGGAAATTTTGGAGATCTTGATAAATGGATTAAAAAGATTAGAATACAGAGGCTATGATTCAGCAG GGCTTGCATTTGAGGGAAGTGAGATTGATCAGAATGACAATCATATTAAGATGGTCAAGTGTAAAGGTCGTGTGTCCATGTTGGAGGATGAAATTAAAA GACTAGAGAATGTCAACTAtgaaaaagaatacaaaatcCATGTGGGCATTGCTCATACACGATGGGCCACTCATGGTGAACCTAGCTCAGTTAACAGCCATCCACAGAGATCTGATCTTGATAACG AGTTCATGGTTGTACATAATGGTATCATCACAAATTACAAAGATATTAAATCATTACTA GAAAAGAAAGGTCATAAATTTGAATCAGAAACAGACACAGAGGTCATTGccaaaatgataaaacacatctaTGACAGTCATAAAGACAACAATATATCATTCAGAGAATGTGTGGAATTGACAATCCAACAGTTG gAAGGAGCATTTGCTCTTTGTTTGATGAGTAGACATTTCCCAGGAGAATGTGTAGCTGCAAG GAGAGGAAGTCCATTGCTTGTTGGTGTAAAAAGCAAGGCCAAACTATTAACTGACCAGATACCTGTATTATATAGTAAAG GTAGAGATTCTATAAAAGACGAGAATGAAG ACCACAGAGGTTTTATCAACCCCCAGAGATGTGATAGTACAACAGAATTCCATACAGTTGGAGAACAAAGTGAAGTAGAGTATTTCTTTGCTTCAGATGCTAG TGCAATAATAGAACACACCAATCAAGTGATCTTCCTCGAGGATGATGACGTGGCAGCCATTAACAATGGAACTTTATCTATCCATCGAATCAAACGCACCCTTGATGAATCTACTGTTAGAGATGTCATCACACTTAAATTGGAATTACAAGAAATTATGAAAG GGAGCTATGGAACTTTTATGGAAAAAGAGATTTTTGAGCAGCCAGAATCTGTGATCAATACAATGAGAGGGAGAGTAAACTTTGAGAAGAACCAAGTGATTCTTGGTGGAATAAAGGACTACATGAGTGAAATCAGAAGATGTAGACGCTTATTATTTATAGCCTGTGGGACAAGTTACCATAGTGCTGTGGCT ACACGACAGTTATTGGAAGAGTTGACAGAATTACCAGTGATGGTAGAACTAGCCAGTGATTTCCTAGATAGACAGACACCTGTATTTAGAGATGATGTTTGCTTCTTTATCAGCCAATCAG gAGAAACAGCTGACACATTGATGGCTCTGAGATACTGTAAACAGAGAGGTGCCCTGATTGTGGGTATCACTAACACTGTAGGCAGTACCATAAGTAGAGATTCACATTGTGGTGTACATATAAATGCTGGGCCAGAGATTGGGGTTGCAAGTACAAAG gcCTATACTagtcaatttatttcacttgtcATGTTTGGTTTAGTTATGTGTGAGGATAGAATCTCTATGCAAGAAAGACGAACAGAAATTATACAGGGGCTTAAAAAGCTACCAG AAATGATAAATGATGTTCTCCAGATGAATGAGAAAGTAAACGACTTAGCCAAAGAATTATATAAACAGAAGAGTTTGTTAGTGATGGGCAGAGGTTATAATTTTGCTACATGTTTAGAAGGTGCCTTA AAAATTAAAGAGTTGACATACATGCATTCTGAGGGAATATTAGCGGGAGAATTAAAACATGGACCATTAGCTTTAGTAGACAAAGCTATGCCTGTTCTTATGGTTATAACCAGGGACAAAGTATACCAG AAATGTGTAAACGCTCTACAGCAAGTGAAATCCAGACAT GGTGAACCAATCCTCATTCTTAACAAGGATGATGTTGAAACTCAAGCAATGGGCAAATCTTATATATCGGTACCACATACGATCGATTGTCTGCAGGGTATCCTCTGTGTAATTCCTATGCAGTTATTATCATTACATATGGCTCAGTTAAAAAATCTAGAT
- the LOC143046143 gene encoding glutamine--fructose-6-phosphate aminotransferase [isomerizing] 2-like isoform X6, translated as MGADFLIHNAGIFAYLNFLVPAKRKEILEILINGLKRLEYRGYDSAGLAFEGSEIDQNDNHIKMVKCKGRVSMLEDEIKRLENVNYEKEYKIHVGIAHTRWATHGEPSSVNSHPQRSDLDNEFMVVHNGIITNYKDIKSLLEKKGHKFESETDTEVIAKMIKHIYDSHKDNNISFRECVELTIQQLEGAFALCLMSRHFPGECVAARRGSPLLVGVKSKAKLLTDQIPVLYSKGRAVLDEKDHRGFINPQRCDSTTEFHTVGEQSEVEYFFASDASAIIEHTNQVIFLEDDDVAAINNGTLSIHRIKRTLDESTVRDVITLKLELQEIMKGSYGTFMEKEIFEQPESVINTMRGRVNFEKNQVILGGIKDYMSEIRRCRRLLFIACGTSYHSAVATRQLLEELTELPVMVELASDFLDRQTPVFRDDVCFFISQSGETADTLMALRYCKQRGALIVGITNTVGSTISRDSHCGVHINAGPEIGVASTKAYTSQFISLVMFGLVMCEDRISMQERRTEIIQGLKKLPEMINDVLQMNEKVNDLAKELYKQKSLLVMGRGYNFATCLEGALKIKELTYMHSEGILAGELKHGPLALVDKAMPVLMVITRDKVYQKCVNALQQVKSRHGEPILILNKDDVETQAMGKSYISVPHTIDCLQGILCVIPMQLLSLHMAQLKNLDVDSPRSLLKIHSTVCS; from the exons gaatatttgcttatttgaatTTCTTAGTGCCAGCAAAAAGAAAGGAAATTTTGGAGATCTTGATAAATGGATTAAAAAGATTAGAATACAGAGGCTATGATTCAGCAG GGCTTGCATTTGAGGGAAGTGAGATTGATCAGAATGACAATCATATTAAGATGGTCAAGTGTAAAGGTCGTGTGTCCATGTTGGAGGATGAAATTAAAA GACTAGAGAATGTCAACTAtgaaaaagaatacaaaatcCATGTGGGCATTGCTCATACACGATGGGCCACTCATGGTGAACCTAGCTCAGTTAACAGCCATCCACAGAGATCTGATCTTGATAACG AGTTCATGGTTGTACATAATGGTATCATCACAAATTACAAAGATATTAAATCATTACTA GAAAAGAAAGGTCATAAATTTGAATCAGAAACAGACACAGAGGTCATTGccaaaatgataaaacacatctaTGACAGTCATAAAGACAACAATATATCATTCAGAGAATGTGTGGAATTGACAATCCAACAGTTG gAAGGAGCATTTGCTCTTTGTTTGATGAGTAGACATTTCCCAGGAGAATGTGTAGCTGCAAG GAGAGGAAGTCCATTGCTTGTTGGTGTAAAAAGCAAGGCCAAACTATTAACTGACCAGATACCTGTATTATATAGTAAAG GTCGAGCTGTGTTAGATGAGAAAG ACCACAGAGGTTTTATCAACCCCCAGAGATGTGATAGTACAACAGAATTCCATACAGTTGGAGAACAAAGTGAAGTAGAGTATTTCTTTGCTTCAGATGCTAG TGCAATAATAGAACACACCAATCAAGTGATCTTCCTCGAGGATGATGACGTGGCAGCCATTAACAATGGAACTTTATCTATCCATCGAATCAAACGCACCCTTGATGAATCTACTGTTAGAGATGTCATCACACTTAAATTGGAATTACAAGAAATTATGAAAG GGAGCTATGGAACTTTTATGGAAAAAGAGATTTTTGAGCAGCCAGAATCTGTGATCAATACAATGAGAGGGAGAGTAAACTTTGAGAAGAACCAAGTGATTCTTGGTGGAATAAAGGACTACATGAGTGAAATCAGAAGATGTAGACGCTTATTATTTATAGCCTGTGGGACAAGTTACCATAGTGCTGTGGCT ACACGACAGTTATTGGAAGAGTTGACAGAATTACCAGTGATGGTAGAACTAGCCAGTGATTTCCTAGATAGACAGACACCTGTATTTAGAGATGATGTTTGCTTCTTTATCAGCCAATCAG gAGAAACAGCTGACACATTGATGGCTCTGAGATACTGTAAACAGAGAGGTGCCCTGATTGTGGGTATCACTAACACTGTAGGCAGTACCATAAGTAGAGATTCACATTGTGGTGTACATATAAATGCTGGGCCAGAGATTGGGGTTGCAAGTACAAAG gcCTATACTagtcaatttatttcacttgtcATGTTTGGTTTAGTTATGTGTGAGGATAGAATCTCTATGCAAGAAAGACGAACAGAAATTATACAGGGGCTTAAAAAGCTACCAG AAATGATAAATGATGTTCTCCAGATGAATGAGAAAGTAAACGACTTAGCCAAAGAATTATATAAACAGAAGAGTTTGTTAGTGATGGGCAGAGGTTATAATTTTGCTACATGTTTAGAAGGTGCCTTA AAAATTAAAGAGTTGACATACATGCATTCTGAGGGAATATTAGCGGGAGAATTAAAACATGGACCATTAGCTTTAGTAGACAAAGCTATGCCTGTTCTTATGGTTATAACCAGGGACAAAGTATACCAG AAATGTGTAAACGCTCTACAGCAAGTGAAATCCAGACAT GGTGAACCAATCCTCATTCTTAACAAGGATGATGTTGAAACTCAAGCAATGGGCAAATCTTATATATCGGTACCACATACGATCGATTGTCTGCAGGGTATCCTCTGTGTAATTCCTATGCAGTTATTATCATTACATATGGCTCAGTTAAAAAATCTAGAT